One genomic region from Campylobacter sp. RM5004 encodes:
- a CDS encoding urease accessory protein UreE: protein MIVKTILGNISNYDTKGKAIDNVKVAPDDRLKHILRLVSDSGVEIGVSLDGGHFHNGDVLAENDEKIFVVECLPQNVILIKPKDIMQMGFVAHSIGNRHMPAVFEDGFMIVEDDYLIAEWLDDNHIDYEKTQKVLRHALKHASHHH, encoded by the coding sequence ATGATAGTAAAAACCATACTAGGCAACATAAGTAACTACGATACAAAAGGTAAAGCAATAGATAATGTAAAAGTTGCTCCTGATGATAGACTAAAGCATATTTTGCGTTTAGTTAGCGATAGCGGAGTAGAAATTGGCGTTAGTCTAGATGGCGGTCATTTTCATAATGGTGATGTTTTAGCAGAAAATGATGAAAAGATTTTTGTGGTAGAGTGCCTACCACAAAATGTAATTTTAATTAAGCCTAAAGATATTATGCAAATGGGTTTTGTGGCTCATTCTATCGGTAATAGACATATGCCGGCTGTTTTTGAAGATGGTTTTATGATAGTTGAAGATGATTATTTAATTGCTGAATGGCTTGATGATAATCATATAGATTATGAGAAAACTCAAAAAGTATTGCGTCACGCATTAAAACACGCGAGTCACCACCACTAA
- the glyQ gene encoding glycine--tRNA ligase subunit alpha: protein MTFSEIILNLQKYWCEQGCALIQPYDFPAGAGTFHPQTFLKSLGTKPHNVCYVAPSRRPTDGRYGENPNRLGAYYQFQVLMKPSPANIQDLYLNSLKVLGIDLNKHDVRFIEDNWESPSLGAWGLGWEVWLDGMEVTQFTYFQQVGGFSCDLISAEITYGLERLAMYIQDIDNVYDINWGGGLTYADVHKQGEFEYSKFNFELANASRLKEMFDISYNEARAVLDLGYSLPAYDYCLMCAHLFNTLDARGAISVAQRQDFMLKIRELSKDCASVYLKSQENK, encoded by the coding sequence ATGACATTTTCAGAAATTATTTTAAACTTACAAAAGTATTGGTGCGAGCAAGGTTGTGCTCTAATTCAGCCTTATGACTTTCCTGCTGGAGCTGGGACATTTCATCCACAAACATTCTTAAAATCACTTGGCACTAAGCCACATAATGTTTGTTATGTTGCTCCATCACGCCGTCCAACTGATGGAAGATACGGAGAAAACCCAAATCGCTTAGGTGCTTATTATCAATTTCAAGTTTTAATGAAGCCAAGTCCAGCGAATATTCAAGATTTATATTTAAATAGCTTAAAAGTTTTAGGAATTGATTTAAATAAACACGATGTAAGATTTATTGAAGATAACTGGGAAAGCCCATCTTTAGGAGCTTGGGGGCTTGGTTGGGAAGTATGGCTTGATGGTATGGAAGTTACTCAATTTACTTATTTTCAACAAGTTGGGGGATTTTCTTGCGATTTAATTAGTGCTGAGATTACTTATGGACTTGAACGCCTTGCAATGTATATTCAAGATATTGATAATGTTTATGATATAAACTGGGGCGGTGGATTAACATATGCTGATGTTCATAAGCAAGGTGAGTTTGAATATTCTAAGTTTAACTTTGAATTAGCAAATGCTTCAAGACTTAAAGAAATGTTTGATATATCATATAATGAAGCAAGAGCGGTGCTTGATTTAGGCTACTCATTACCTGCATATGATTATTGCTTAATGTGCGCTCATTTATTTAATACCCTTGATGCAAGGGGTGCAATTAGCGTAGCTCAAAGACAAGATTTCATGCTAAAAATTAGAGAGCTTAGCAAAGATTGTGCAAGCGTGTATTTAAAAAGCCAAGAAAATAAATAA
- a CDS encoding TonB-dependent receptor plug domain-containing protein — translation MKKVFLCSIICSCALAEINVGSIDVTGGGANLINNQKSTIYSSEFLKSFASSNKDISSILKYNPNVSFDVSNNSSFNGANIVPDKISINGSLFYQNNFTLDGISITNDIDPAGGGTALDDKGQFETPSQGVFLNTNILDSVEVFDSFIPAKYGEFTGGVVDSKSKNPSKDLSSYVNFGFTSSNLTKTLYPDCDENDISCLARITTYENDLSNTSSKKWKKYNTNFGFSNTFNEKFGVLFDFSDLRSVITKPSKALDENSYDIKNISQNFLLKLNYITDNGIILTPSIIYAPSKQEYNTSDNLNGHYSITQKNIVSKINLFYENDNYAIDSNLSYSKLNYNRDSDTSIMQIWKSSNINNWSNSTIARVGSTTAVDRLQDNLSLDFDFKYYLNNHTLNSGFILSNTKVSHQIDENGAIYAVPKALSGECLANDIACLKDDSFNNAGQFLSSLIKYDGTKHVVKSNNLAFYLEDEFSLNDFTLRFGARANYDDLYKNFNLAPRIKAGYEFNENSSVSLGYARYYGRMPYAYVLNSLISSSNQTYTRTTAQEEWSLKADFKSPKMSQNKLKTPYDDEIAFLYHQKFSNINYDFKYVFRNSKDLIMTAKSKRLGIIESDGIEKTYYANIGKSKNHNFSLSISNANEMNIFGVKNNFALIANYAIHKKNMQDYTTDLYSLLDSNTRPDKNGRSYDKENIMWDGKVIKIEDKPNLSFAKPWAIRLATTHNFNNFTISNFIHYEVGYDYERAYDYIVNDTTKMKAYEIAHQNSSILYDLKLKYENKIKKVNYYASIDIGNVFNTKRANNEYSMMQGRSFYFEVGAKF, via the coding sequence ATGAAGAAAGTTTTTTTATGCTCTATTATTTGTTCTTGTGCTTTAGCAGAAATTAACGTTGGCAGTATTGATGTAACGGGGGGGGGTGCTAACTTGATTAATAATCAAAAAAGCACTATTTATTCAAGTGAATTTTTAAAAAGCTTTGCAAGTAGCAATAAAGACATAAGCTCTATTTTAAAATACAATCCAAATGTAAGCTTTGATGTAAGCAATAATTCAAGCTTTAATGGTGCAAATATTGTGCCTGATAAAATAAGTATAAATGGAAGCCTTTTTTATCAAAATAATTTTACTCTTGATGGAATAAGCATTACAAACGATATTGACCCAGCGGGTGGGGGTACTGCATTAGATGATAAAGGGCAGTTTGAAACACCATCTCAAGGCGTATTTTTAAACACTAATATTCTTGATAGTGTAGAAGTATTTGATAGCTTTATCCCTGCTAAATACGGCGAATTTACAGGTGGGGTTGTTGATAGCAAGAGCAAAAATCCTAGCAAGGATTTAAGTTCTTATGTTAATTTTGGTTTTACTTCTAGTAATTTAACTAAGACTTTATATCCTGATTGCGATGAAAATGATATTTCATGCCTTGCTAGAATAACAACTTATGAAAATGATTTAAGCAATACAAGTTCAAAAAAATGGAAAAAATACAATACAAATTTTGGATTTTCAAATACTTTTAATGAAAAATTTGGAGTTTTGTTTGATTTTTCAGACTTAAGAAGTGTTATTACAAAACCTAGCAAAGCACTTGATGAGAATTCTTATGATATTAAAAATATAAGCCAAAACTTTTTATTAAAACTTAATTATATTACAGATAATGGAATAATCCTAACTCCAAGCATTATTTATGCACCTAGCAAACAAGAATACAATACAAGCGATAATTTAAACGGACATTACTCAATTACTCAAAAAAATATCGTATCAAAAATCAATTTATTTTATGAAAACGATAATTATGCAATAGATTCAAACTTATCTTATTCTAAATTAAATTACAATAGAGATTCTGATACTAGCATTATGCAAATTTGGAAGAGTTCAAATATAAATAATTGGAGCAATTCTACCATAGCAAGAGTTGGCTCAACTACTGCTGTTGATAGATTGCAAGATAATTTAAGCTTAGATTTTGATTTTAAATATTATTTAAATAATCATACTTTAAATTCAGGTTTTATTCTTAGCAATACAAAAGTAAGCCATCAAATTGATGAAAATGGTGCAATTTATGCAGTTCCTAAGGCTTTAAGTGGTGAGTGTTTAGCAAATGATATTGCGTGTTTAAAAGATGATTCTTTTAATAATGCAGGGCAATTCTTGTCAAGTTTGATTAAATATGATGGAACAAAACATGTAGTAAAATCAAATAATCTTGCATTTTATTTAGAAGATGAGTTTAGCTTAAATGATTTTACTTTAAGATTTGGTGCTAGAGCAAATTATGATGATTTGTATAAGAATTTTAATCTTGCTCCTAGAATTAAAGCTGGTTATGAGTTTAATGAAAATAGTAGTGTTAGTTTAGGTTATGCAAGATATTATGGAAGAATGCCTTATGCTTATGTTTTAAACTCGCTTATTTCTTCATCAAATCAAACTTATACAAGAACAACAGCTCAAGAAGAATGGAGCTTAAAAGCTGATTTTAAAAGCCCTAAAATGAGCCAAAATAAATTAAAAACTCCTTATGATGATGAGATTGCGTTTTTGTATCATCAAAAATTTTCTAATATTAATTACGATTTTAAATATGTTTTTAGAAATTCAAAAGATTTAATAATGACAGCTAAATCAAAAAGATTAGGCATAATTGAAAGCGATGGAATAGAAAAAACATATTATGCAAATATAGGAAAATCAAAAAATCATAATTTTAGTTTAAGCATTAGTAATGCAAATGAAATGAATATTTTTGGTGTTAAAAATAATTTTGCTTTAATAGCAAATTATGCTATTCATAAAAAGAATATGCAAGATTATACAACAGACCTTTATAGCTTACTTGATAGCAATACAAGACCTGATAAAAACGGAAGAAGCTATGATAAAGAAAATATTATGTGGGATGGAAAAGTCATAAAAATAGAAGATAAACCAAATCTAAGCTTTGCTAAACCTTGGGCTATTAGACTTGCTACAACGCATAATTTTAATAATTTTACAATATCAAATTTTATTCACTATGAAGTTGGATATGATTATGAAAGAGCTTATGATTATATAGTAAATGATACTACTAAAATGAAAGCTTATGAGATAGCTCATCAAAACTCTAGCATTTTATATGATTTAAAACTTAAATATGAAAATAAAATCAAAAAAGTAAATTATTACGCAAGTATTGATATAGGCAATGTTTTTAATACAAAAAGAGCAAATAATGAATATTCTATGATGCAAGGTAGGTCATTTTATTTTGAAGTAGGAGCTAAGTTTTAA
- a CDS encoding energy transducer TonB, with translation MRIIVISVLIFLAQVFAVSIIHVKDESKLKNQTSISLSASNFSFIQEIIEEKVEEIKAETKQEIKEGIKKKIKPKEELKKQSEIKKVKQVIKHEEKQVAKQEVRQEINQNYGANIEGKTNANSLNNNSSTGSNDEALALLINELLNKYKKYPKRAKMLNIKGKVAGNFMIKNDELTINIIESSHEMFEKQTKQTIRKVKNKIPKQAYNTRISFVINYK, from the coding sequence ATGAGAATAATTGTAATTTCTGTTTTGATATTTTTAGCTCAAGTTTTTGCAGTTTCTATAATACATGTAAAAGATGAAAGCAAATTAAAAAATCAAACAAGCATAAGCTTAAGTGCTAGTAATTTTAGCTTTATACAAGAAATAATAGAAGAAAAAGTTGAAGAAATTAAAGCCGAAACAAAACAAGAGATTAAAGAAGGTATAAAGAAAAAAATCAAACCTAAAGAAGAATTAAAAAAGCAAAGTGAAATAAAAAAAGTAAAACAAGTTATAAAGCACGAAGAAAAGCAAGTTGCTAAGCAAGAAGTTAGGCAAGAAATTAATCAAAATTATGGAGCAAATATTGAAGGTAAAACCAACGCAAATAGTCTAAACAATAATTCAAGCACAGGTTCAAACGATGAAGCTTTGGCTTTGCTTATAAATGAGCTTTTAAACAAATATAAAAAATATCCAAAAAGAGCAAAAATGCTAAATATTAAAGGTAAAGTAGCGGGTAATTTTATGATAAAAAATGATGAGCTTACTATAAATATTATAGAAAGCTCTCACGAAATGTTTGAAAAACAAACAAAACAAACAATAAGAAAAGTAAAAAACAAAATCCCTAAACAAGCTTATAACACAAGGATTTCTTTTGTAATAAACTATAAATAA
- a CDS encoding tetratricopeptide repeat protein, translated as MKKLFILFFCVYAMASDLATKCKENDYLSCTNLAISLINSDLERSKKLLALSCEEDVALACHRLSLIYFNTTMKNTQLAKELANKACDLGYLQSCHNLGNIYKYSLAKTKQDFLKAINYYEKNCDKKYANSCYELANLYQYYLPINDDYVLLNHSKACDLEFASSCYQIGYFAYFKKYNLDDLELALKYFLKACELNQNLACMMSANIYEKQNNIENALKFYKKACDLRSFTSCNNYERIKDKK; from the coding sequence ATGAAAAAGCTTTTTATTTTGTTTTTTTGTGTTTATGCAATGGCTAGTGATTTAGCTACTAAATGTAAAGAAAATGATTATTTATCTTGCACAAATCTAGCAATTAGCTTAATAAATAGTGATTTAGAAAGGTCTAAAAAATTATTAGCATTATCTTGTGAAGAAGATGTTGCCTTAGCTTGTCATCGCTTGAGTTTGATTTATTTTAATACTACTATGAAAAATACACAATTAGCAAAAGAATTAGCAAATAAAGCTTGTGATTTAGGCTATTTGCAAAGTTGTCATAATCTAGGAAATATTTATAAATACTCTTTAGCTAAAACGAAGCAAGATTTTCTTAAAGCAATAAATTATTATGAGAAAAATTGTGATAAAAAATATGCAAACTCTTGCTATGAACTTGCAAATTTATATCAATATTATTTACCTATAAATGATGATTATGTTTTGCTAAATCATAGTAAAGCTTGTGATTTAGAGTTTGCCTCATCTTGCTATCAGATAGGCTATTTTGCATATTTTAAAAAATATAATTTAGATGATTTAGAACTTGCTTTAAAATACTTTTTAAAAGCATGCGAACTAAACCAAAACCTAGCTTGTATGATGAGTGCAAATATTTATGAAAAGCAAAACAATATAGAAAATGCTTTGAAATTTTATAAAAAAGCTTGCGATTTAAGAAGTTTTACATCTTGCAATAATTACGAAAGAATTAAGGATAAGAAATGA
- a CDS encoding biopolymer transporter ExbD: MNKPSLNIIPLIDVMLVIIIISLSVQSFVKYKAIDVTPPLSKSEQNAETKANVLAISKEFELRINDEIVSLDDLVSKINKDEKLNIICDEELYFKDFIKVIYELKNNNFNNYTILTRLK, from the coding sequence ATGAATAAACCTAGCTTAAACATAATCCCGCTAATTGATGTAATGCTAGTAATTATCATAATCTCACTTAGCGTGCAAAGTTTTGTAAAATACAAAGCAATTGATGTAACCCCACCGCTTAGTAAAAGCGAACAAAATGCTGAAACCAAAGCAAATGTTTTAGCAATTTCAAAGGAATTTGAATTAAGAATAAACGATGAAATAGTAAGTTTAGATGATTTAGTAAGCAAGATTAATAAAGATGAGAAATTAAACATAATTTGTGATGAAGAATTATATTTTAAAGATTTTATAAAAGTAATTTATGAATTAAAAAATAATAATTTTAATAATTACACAATACTTACAAGGCTTAAATAA
- a CDS encoding NAD(P)H-dependent oxidoreductase: MKKVIIINGAIPYLHAKGLLGSSLCEIAKETLINLGFNVETTNIANGYDIEEEVEKLANANYWIWQIPGWWMAEPWAVKKYIDEVFTQSKGRLYVNDGRTRSDESKKYGSGGSAFDKKYMLSWTWNLPKSAFNEGEFFDGRDIDEVCYHLHKSFEFLGMKRLPTFMCNDVIKNPDIKKFQEDYKAHIYNTFKDLA; the protein is encoded by the coding sequence ATGAAAAAAGTTATCATTATAAACGGAGCAATCCCTTATCTTCACGCAAAAGGTCTTCTAGGTTCTAGCTTATGCGAAATAGCAAAAGAAACTTTAATTAATCTTGGTTTTAATGTAGAAACCACAAACATTGCAAATGGCTATGATATAGAAGAAGAAGTAGAAAAATTAGCAAATGCAAACTACTGGATATGGCAAATACCTGGCTGGTGGATGGCTGAGCCATGGGCTGTTAAAAAATATATAGATGAAGTTTTTACACAAAGTAAAGGAAGACTTTATGTAAATGATGGAAGAACTAGAAGTGATGAGAGCAAAAAATACGGCTCAGGTGGAAGTGCATTTGATAAAAAATATATGCTTTCTTGGACTTGGAATTTACCTAAGAGTGCGTTTAATGAAGGTGAATTTTTTGATGGAAGAGATATTGATGAAGTATGCTATCACTTACATAAATCGTTTGAGTTTTTAGGTATGAAAAGACTTCCTACATTTATGTGTAATGATGTGATTAAAAATCCTGATATTAAAAAATTTCAAGAAGATTATAAAGCACATATTTATAATACTTTTAAAGATTTAGCTTAA
- a CDS encoding cytochrome-c peroxidase yields MKKLIFLGLALSFAMSKELSFRQIREDIFNVDDKTLITYAKKIRLKAIPSNAYELEELIKNTSPDYEIYPTTTKRIELGKKLYFDPRLSRSGLISCNTCHNLGLGGVDGVAASTGHKWQANPHHLNAPSVYNAVFNPNQFWDGRANHLKEQAKGPIQADVEMAEDSQIVVEKIKSIPEYVNEFKDAFSNDINIDFDLIAATIGIFERTLITPSRYDEFLEGDVNALSFDEKQGLRTFINKGCVLCHYGINVGGAFRGFGFVRYQYVNYGDFNGNENNRVKVPTLRNVARTAPYFHNGSIWSLTEAVESMGRIQLGIELSEQEIKNIISFLKSLSGKLPQIVYPELPPSSDETIRPKLDY; encoded by the coding sequence ATGAAAAAATTAATATTTTTAGGACTTGCACTTAGTTTTGCAATGTCTAAAGAGCTTAGTTTTAGACAAATTAGAGAAGATATTTTTAATGTAGATGATAAAACTCTAATCACTTATGCTAAAAAAATAAGGCTAAAAGCAATCCCTAGCAACGCTTATGAACTTGAAGAGTTAATTAAAAATACAAGCCCTGATTATGAAATATATCCAACTACAACCAAAAGAATTGAATTAGGTAAAAAGCTTTATTTTGACCCAAGACTTTCAAGAAGTGGGCTAATATCGTGCAATACTTGTCATAATTTAGGCTTAGGTGGAGTTGATGGCGTAGCTGCAAGCACAGGGCACAAATGGCAAGCAAATCCGCACCATCTAAACGCTCCGAGCGTTTATAATGCTGTGTTTAATCCTAATCAATTTTGGGACGGCAGAGCAAATCATCTAAAAGAACAAGCGAAAGGACCTATCCAAGCTGATGTTGAAATGGCAGAAGATAGCCAAATCGTAGTAGAAAAAATCAAAAGCATTCCTGAATATGTAAATGAGTTTAAGGATGCTTTTTCAAATGATATTAATATTGATTTTGATTTAATTGCAGCAACTATCGGTATATTTGAACGAACTTTAATCACTCCTTCAAGATATGATGAGTTTTTAGAAGGCGATGTAAATGCTTTAAGTTTTGATGAAAAACAAGGGCTTAGAACATTTATTAATAAAGGTTGTGTTTTATGTCATTATGGGATAAATGTTGGCGGGGCTTTTAGGGGTTTTGGCTTTGTTAGGTATCAATATGTAAATTATGGAGATTTTAACGGAAACGAAAACAATAGAGTAAAAGTTCCTACCTTAAGAAATGTAGCAAGAACGGCTCCATATTTTCATAATGGTAGTATTTGGAGCTTAACTGAAGCGGTTGAATCTATGGGAAGAATTCAGCTTGGAATTGAACTAAGCGAACAAGAGATTAAGAATATAATAAGCTTTTTAAAATCACTTAGTGGCAAACTACCGCAGATAGTTTATCCAGAACTTCCACCTTCAAGCGATGAGACAATTCGCCCTAAACTTGATTACTAA
- a CDS encoding MotA/TolQ/ExbB proton channel family protein: MPNLMLENEVDFIVFIILGVMNALCIAVLIERIVFYCFFKYEKYKSLEEFEIGISKNLIILSIIAQNAPYIGLLGTVFGIMMGFNNIDDTQKIISALSGALKATAGGLVVAILALVIFNIFDRCNAKLIVKYKKLNNLVTK; encoded by the coding sequence ATGCCAAATTTAATGCTAGAAAATGAAGTAGATTTTATAGTTTTTATTATCTTAGGCGTGATGAATGCCTTATGTATTGCAGTTTTGATTGAAAGAATTGTATTTTATTGTTTTTTTAAATATGAAAAATACAAAAGTTTAGAAGAATTTGAAATAGGAATTAGCAAAAACCTAATAATTCTTTCAATCATAGCCCAAAATGCACCTTATATAGGGCTATTAGGAACTGTTTTTGGTATTATGATGGGCTTTAATAATATTGATGATACACAAAAGATAATAAGTGCATTAAGTGGTGCTTTAAAAGCTACTGCGGGCGGGCTTGTTGTTGCAATACTTGCTCTAGTAATATTTAATATTTTTGATAGATGCAATGCAAAGCTAATTGTAAAATATAAAAAACTAAATAATCTTGTTACAAAATGA
- a CDS encoding YdhR family protein, producing MVVLQITFDYFGAKGDEFVSSCLDLAKSINKETGFISKIWTFNDDYSRAGGVYLFDTKENAQNYALMHSNRLSEYKIASNISYEILNVCEELSLINNFKHN from the coding sequence ATGGTAGTTTTACAAATTACATTTGATTATTTTGGTGCTAAAGGTGATGAGTTTGTTAGCTCTTGCCTTGATTTAGCTAAAAGTATTAATAAAGAAACTGGCTTTATAAGTAAGATTTGGACATTTAATGATGATTATAGTAGAGCTGGTGGGGTGTATTTGTTTGATACAAAAGAAAACGCTCAAAATTACGCTTTAATGCACTCAAATAGACTAAGCGAATACAAAATAGCAAGCAATATTTCTTATGAAATCTTAAATGTTTGCGAAGAATTAAGCCTAATAAATAATTTTAAACATAACTAA
- a CDS encoding urease accessory UreF family protein: protein MLGQFLFDSAFANGAYSHSFGLESYISWGVIKDASSYQKWLENYMLNIFATGEGAVYAMACSLKDKKLSLLKLAKAANASIASAECRAGSISMARATLKNTEFMHNDLASWYYKACEKDEFCNLAVAFSVLCEDKLSEFAYASIKTLTQNATRAIPLSYKKSSELLHTNIDLANKAAKKAEEIAKDVLKHGYFSLNYTENTHLFATHQELDLAMLAHEKLDFRLFMS from the coding sequence ATGCTAGGTCAATTTTTATTTGATAGTGCCTTTGCAAATGGTGCTTATTCGCATAGTTTTGGGCTTGAAAGTTATATTTCTTGGGGCGTTATAAAAGACGCTTCAAGTTATCAAAAATGGTTAGAAAATTATATGTTAAATATTTTTGCTACAGGCGAAGGTGCTGTTTATGCAATGGCTTGTAGCTTAAAGGATAAAAAACTAAGTCTTTTAAAATTAGCAAAAGCTGCAAATGCTTCTATTGCTAGTGCTGAATGCCGTGCAGGTTCAATAAGTATGGCAAGAGCAACATTAAAAAATACCGAGTTTATGCATAATGATTTAGCAAGTTGGTATTATAAAGCTTGCGAAAAAGATGAATTTTGTAATCTTGCAGTGGCTTTTAGTGTTTTATGTGAAGATAAGTTAAGCGAGTTTGCTTATGCAAGCATTAAAACTTTAACCCAAAACGCTACAAGAGCTATTCCGCTATCTTACAAAAAATCAAGCGAATTGCTACATACAAACATAGATTTAGCAAACAAAGCTGCAAAAAAAGCAGAAGAAATTGCAAAAGATGTTTTAAAACACGGATATTTTAGTTTAAATTACACAGAAAACACTCATTTATTTGCTACTCATCAAGAGCTTGACCTTGCTATGCTAGCTCACGAAAAACTTGATTTTAGATTATTTATGAGTTAA
- a CDS encoding SLC13 family permease: MDLFLSFIGFFGLGLIVWLLLKDKTTPALAFILVSAFVGALLMIMDASGFGVGKALGVKGDVLSFKVMKGFIADGVKSVSNTAALFVFSILFFSTLSASGFFNRIINFLLSKITPNVYMITILTSLMAMFVHLDGSGAATFLIVIPALLPIYERLNMRRSSLLLICASAMGVMNVLPWGGPTLRAASVIKADANDLWHQLIPMQVLGLVLALALAIFIGYQEKKRGAGGNLEGIKLEIEKSEYQNDKFFWVNVFLLIAVIAALVINVLPSYVCFMIGFAIALPLNYPDLKIAKKVMDKASGGAIMMYITLIGAGILIGVFDKSGIMNKMGSSLLTLIPNEYGNLIPLIIGLLAVPMALIFCTDSYFYGVMPVVLSVTNAFGIDPMNLAIIMVLARNCATFISPVVPATLLGCGLADVAIKDHIKRSFFYIWGISFICLIFGYLTGIIPQLF; the protein is encoded by the coding sequence ATGGATTTATTTTTATCATTTATCGGATTTTTTGGACTTGGGCTAATTGTTTGGCTTCTTTTAAAAGACAAAACCACACCTGCTCTTGCTTTTATTTTAGTTAGTGCTTTTGTAGGTGCTTTGCTTATGATAATGGATGCTAGTGGTTTTGGAGTTGGCAAGGCTTTAGGGGTTAAAGGAGATGTTTTAAGCTTTAAAGTAATGAAAGGTTTCATTGCTGATGGTGTAAAAAGCGTTAGCAATACAGCCGCATTGTTTGTATTCTCAATACTTTTCTTTAGCACCTTAAGTGCTAGTGGGTTTTTTAATAGGATAATTAATTTCTTGCTTAGCAAGATTACTCCTAATGTTTATATGATTACAATCCTAACTTCACTTATGGCAATGTTCGTTCATCTTGATGGTAGTGGGGCAGCTACTTTTCTTATCGTAATTCCTGCATTACTTCCTATATATGAGCGTTTAAATATGAGAAGATCATCTCTTCTTTTAATTTGTGCAAGTGCTATGGGTGTTATGAACGTTCTTCCTTGGGGAGGTCCAACTCTTAGAGCTGCTTCTGTTATAAAAGCTGATGCAAATGATTTATGGCATCAACTAATCCCTATGCAGGTTTTAGGTCTTGTTTTAGCACTTGCTTTAGCGATATTTATAGGCTATCAAGAAAAAAAGCGTGGAGCTGGTGGAAATCTTGAAGGCATAAAACTTGAAATTGAAAAAAGCGAATATCAAAACGATAAATTCTTTTGGGTAAATGTGTTTTTGTTAATAGCTGTTATTGCTGCTTTAGTTATAAATGTATTGCCTTCTTATGTATGCTTTATGATAGGTTTTGCAATTGCCTTGCCGCTAAATTATCCTGATTTAAAAATAGCAAAAAAAGTTATGGATAAAGCAAGTGGTGGTGCTATTATGATGTATATTACATTAATAGGAGCAGGTATTTTAATCGGTGTATTTGATAAAAGTGGAATTATGAATAAAATGGGCTCATCTTTGCTAACCTTAATTCCAAATGAATACGGCAATTTAATACCTTTAATAATAGGCTTACTAGCTGTTCCTATGGCATTAATCTTCTGCACGGATTCTTATTTTTATGGCGTTATGCCTGTGGTTTTAAGCGTTACAAATGCTTTTGGAATAGACCCAATGAACCTTGCTATTATTATGGTTTTAGCTAGAAACTGCGCTACATTTATTAGCCCTGTTGTTCCTGCTACATTACTTGGTTGTGGTCTTGCTGATGTTGCTATTAAAGATCATATAAAACGCTCATTTTTTTATATTTGGGGCATTAGTTTTATTTGCTTAATTTTTGGCTATCTTACAGGAATAATCCCACAATTATTTTAA